A single Cottoperca gobio chromosome 7, fCotGob3.1, whole genome shotgun sequence DNA region contains:
- the LOC115010820 gene encoding chymotrypsin-like elastase family member 2A yields the protein MMKFVVLALFVAGAYGCGLPTFPPVVTRVVGGEDVRPSSWPWQISLQYNRQGEWRHTCGGTLISDQWVLTAAHCISGKEYRVAMGKHNLIQTEEGAVFMGTANIVVHEKWNPFFIRNDIALIKLESPVTFSDSIMAACLPAAGFILPHNESCYVTGWGRLYTGGPIADILQQALLPVVDHATCTKRDWWGAQVKDTMVCAGGDGVVSGCNGDSGGPLNCQKTDGAWEVHGIVSFGSGLSCNFAKKPTVFTQVSSYIDWISSVSY from the exons ATGATGAAGTTTGTGGTTTTGGCTCTCTTTGTTGCTGGTG CCTACGGGTGCGGCTTGCCCACCTTCCCCCCTGTGGTGACCAGGGTGGTTGGAGGAGAGGACGTCAGGCCTAGCAGCTGGCCCTGGCag ATTTCCCTGCAGTACAACAGACAGGGCGAGTGGAGACACACCTGTGGAGGCACTCTGATCTCTGACCAGTGGGTCCTCACTGCTGCTCACTGCATCAG TGGCAAGGAGTACAGAGTGGCCATGGGAAAGCACAACCTGATTCAGACAGAGGAGGGTGCTGTGTTCATGGGCACCGCTAACATTGTTGTGCATGAGAAGTGGAACCCCTTCTTCATCCG TAACGACATCGCCCTGATCAAGCTGGAGTCCCCCGTCACCTTCTCCGACAGCATCATGGCTGCTTGTCTCCCGGCTGCTGGCTTCATCCTGCCCCACAACGAGTCCTGCTATGTCACGGGATGGGGTCGCCTCTACA CCGGAGGTCCCATTgctgacatcctgcagcaggcTCTCCTGCCCGTGGTGGACCACGCCACCTGCACCAAGCGTGACTGGTGGGGTGCTCAGGTGAAGGACACCATGGTCTGTGCCGGTGGAGATGGAGTCGTGTCTGGCTGCAAC GGCGACTCTGGCGGCCCTTTGAACTGTCAGAAGACGGACGGTGCCTGGGAGGTTCACGGCATCGTCAGCTTTGGCTCCGGGCTCAGCTGCAATTTCGCCAAGAAGCCCACCGTCTTCACACAAGTCAGCTCCTACATCGATTGGATCAGCTCTGTAAGCTACTGA
- the LOC115010931 gene encoding chymotrypsin-like elastase family member 2A — protein MKFVILALFVAGAYGCGLPTFPPIVTRVVGGDDVRENSWPWQVSLQYKSGSNFYHTCGGTLISNQWVLTAAHCISSLTYRVYLGKHNLDSNNEAGSIAISPAKIVVHENWDSYRIRNDIALIKLATPVTFSDSVMAACLPNSGDILSHGAPCYVTGWGRLWTGGPIADVMQQALLPVISHSTCSRSDWWGSLVTTNMLCAGGDGQLASCNGDSGGPLNCENPDGSWDVHGVVSFGSSMGCNYPKKPSVFTRVSAYISWINNVMTKN, from the exons ATGAAGTTTGTGATACTGGCTTTGTTTGTGGCTGGTG CCTACGGGTGCGGCCTGCCCACCTTCCCTCCCATCGTCACCAGGGTGGTTGGTGGAGATGATGTCCGTGAGAATAGCTGGCCCTGGCAG GTGTCTCTGCAGTACAAGAGTGGCAGCAACTTTTACCACACATGCGGCGGTACTCTGATCTCCAACCAATGGGTCCTCACTGCTGCTCACTGCATCAG CAGTCTCACCTACAGAGTCTACCTGGGAAAACACAATCTGGATTCCAACAACGAGGCAGGTTCCATCGCCATCAGCCCCGCCAAGATCGTCGTCCACGAGAACTGGGACTCTTACAGAATCCG TAACGACATCGCCCTGATCAAGCTGGCAACTCCTGTCACTTTCTCTGACTCCGTCATGGCTGCATGTCTTCCCAACTCTGGTGACATCCTGTCTCATGGTGCTCCCTGCTACGTCACCGGCTGGGGTCGTCTCTGGA CTGGAGGTCCTATCGCCGACGTCATGCAGCAGGCCCTCCTCCCTGTCATCAGCCACTCCACCTGCTCCAGGAGTGACTGGTGGGGCAGCCTGGTCACCACCAACATGCTCTGTGCAGGAGGAGACGGACAGCTGGCTAGCTGCAAC GGAGACTCCGGCGGTCCTCTGAACTGTGAGAACCCTGATGGGTCCTGGGACGTGCACGGCGTGGTGAGCTTCGGCTCCAGCATGGGCTGCAACTACCCCAAGAAGCCCTCCGTCTTCACTCGGGTCAGCGCCTACATCTCCTGGATCAACAAC GTGATGACCAAGAACTAA